From Flavobacterium alkalisoli, the proteins below share one genomic window:
- the ccoS gene encoding cbb3-type cytochrome oxidase assembly protein CcoS, with protein MSVIYLLISISIVVAILFCVAFIRAVKTGQYDDDYTPSVRMLFDDELKKKENKHNNTI; from the coding sequence ATGAGCGTCATTTATTTACTAATCTCCATCAGTATCGTTGTGGCCATACTGTTTTGCGTAGCCTTTATAAGGGCAGTAAAAACAGGCCAATATGACGATGACTACACCCCGTCTGTAAGAATGCTTTTTGACGATGAGTTAAAGAAAAAAGAAAACAAACACAATAACACAATTTAA